Proteins encoded by one window of Homo sapiens chromosome 10, GRCh38.p14 Primary Assembly:
- the CCNJ gene encoding cyclin-J isoform X1 produces the protein MSSHTGWPEVTPPGEGAQRVAGEPAVTAPGVCLTDSSCRVGLGAPPGPMELEGQWWRGQLAADIHQALRYKELKLPSYKGQSPQLSLRRYFADLIAIVSNRFTLCPSARHLAVYLLDLFMDRYDISIQQLHLVALSCLLLASKFEEKEDSVPKLEQLNSLGCMTNMNLVLTKQNLLHMELLLLETFQWNLCLPTAAHFIEYYLSEAVHETDLHDGWPMICLEKTKLYMAKYADYFLEVSLQDYAFLNYAPSLVAAACVASSRIILRLSPTWPTRLHRLTAYSWDFLVQCIERLLIAHDNDVKEANKQRGQAGPQSAQLSVFQTASQPSRPVHFQQPQYLHQTHQTSLQYRHPTSEQPSCQQIVSTTHTSSYTLQTCPAGFQTSVQGLGHMQTGVGMSLAIPVEVKPCLSVSYNRSYQINEHYPCITPCFER, from the exons ATGAGCAGCCACACCGGGTGGCCTGAGGTCACACCCCCCGGGGAGGGGGCGCAGAGGGTCGCGGGGGAGCCGGCAGTGACCGCGCCTGGGGTGTGTCTTACAGACTCGAGTTGCCGCGTCGGGCTGGGCGCGCCGCCGGGTCCCATGGAGCTGGAGGGGCAGTGGTGGCGAGGACAGCTGGCCGCCGATATTCACCAAGCGCTTCGCTACAAG GAGCTGAAGTTGCCCTCCTATAAAGGCCAGTCCCCTCAGTTAAGTCTCAGACGGTATTTTGCTGACTTGATTGCCATTGTGAGCAATCGCTTCACACTCTGCCCTTCTGCCCGCCATCTTGCTGTCTATTTACTGGACCTGTTTATGGACCGCTATGACATCTCTATCCAGCAGCTGCATTTAGTTGCGCTTTCCTGCCTGCTTCTAGCAA gtaaatttgaagaaaaagaagacagtgtGCCTAAGCTGGAGCAGCTCAACAGCCTGGGTTGTATGACTAATATGAATCTAgtattaacaaaacaaaatttgctACATATGGAACTATTATTATTAGAAACCTTTCAGtggaacctctgccttccaacAGCCGCCCATTTCATTGAGTATTATCTCTCTGAAGCAGTACACGAAACAGATCTTCATGACGGCTGGCCAATGATTTGCTTGGAAAAGACTAAACTCTACATGGCCAAATATGCAGATTACTTCCTGGAAGTATCTTTGCAAG ATTATGCCTTTCTAAATTATGCACCTTCTTTAGTAGCTGCTGCATGTGTGGCTTCTTCGAGGATTATACTTCGTCTTTCTCCAACGTGGCCTACAAGACTACATCGTCTTACTGCCTACTCTTGGGATTTCTTAGTGCAGTGTATTGAACGACTGTTGAT CGCTCATGATAATGATGtgaaagaagcaaacaaacagaGAGGGCAAGCAGGACCTCAGTCAGCGCAACTAAGTGTATTCCAGACAGCCTCCCAGCCATCACGGCCAGTTCACTTTCAGCAACCTCAGTATCTCCATCAGACACATCAGACCTCACTGCAGTATCGCCATCCTACGTCAGAACAACCAAGCTGTCAGCAGATTGTATCGACCACACACACCTCATCTTACACACTACAGACATGTCCTGCTGGCTTCCAAACTAGTGTTCAGGGCCTTGGGCACATGCAGACTGGTGTTGGGATGTCACTGGCAATACCAGTAGAAGTTAAGCCCTGTCTGAGTGTTTCTTACAACCGGAGTTATCAGATAAATGAACATTACCCTTGTATTACTCCATGTTTTGAAAGGTGA
- the CCNJ gene encoding cyclin-J isoform X3, with product MSSHTGWPEVTPPGEGAQRVAGEPAVTAPGVCLTDSSCRVGLGAPPGPMELEGQWWRGQLAADIHQALRYKELKLPSYKGQSPQLSLRRYFADLIAIVSNRFTLCPSARHLAVYLLDLFMDRYDISIQQLHLVALSCLLLASKFEEKEDSVPKLEQLNSLGCMTNMNLVLTKQNLLHMELLLLETFQWNLCLPTAAHFIEYYLSEAVHETDLHDGWPMICLEKTKLYMAKYADYFLEVSLQAAACVASSRIILRLSPTWPTRLHRLTAYSWDFLVQCIERLLIAHDNDVKEANKQRGQAGPQSAQLSVFQTASQPSRPVHFQQPQYLHQTHQTSLQYRHPTSEQPSCQQIVSTTHTSSYTLQTCPAGFQTSVQGLGHMQTGVGMSLAIPVEVKPCLSVSYNRSYQINEHYPCITPCFER from the exons ATGAGCAGCCACACCGGGTGGCCTGAGGTCACACCCCCCGGGGAGGGGGCGCAGAGGGTCGCGGGGGAGCCGGCAGTGACCGCGCCTGGGGTGTGTCTTACAGACTCGAGTTGCCGCGTCGGGCTGGGCGCGCCGCCGGGTCCCATGGAGCTGGAGGGGCAGTGGTGGCGAGGACAGCTGGCCGCCGATATTCACCAAGCGCTTCGCTACAAG GAGCTGAAGTTGCCCTCCTATAAAGGCCAGTCCCCTCAGTTAAGTCTCAGACGGTATTTTGCTGACTTGATTGCCATTGTGAGCAATCGCTTCACACTCTGCCCTTCTGCCCGCCATCTTGCTGTCTATTTACTGGACCTGTTTATGGACCGCTATGACATCTCTATCCAGCAGCTGCATTTAGTTGCGCTTTCCTGCCTGCTTCTAGCAA gtaaatttgaagaaaaagaagacagtgtGCCTAAGCTGGAGCAGCTCAACAGCCTGGGTTGTATGACTAATATGAATCTAgtattaacaaaacaaaatttgctACATATGGAACTATTATTATTAGAAACCTTTCAGtggaacctctgccttccaacAGCCGCCCATTTCATTGAGTATTATCTCTCTGAAGCAGTACACGAAACAGATCTTCATGACGGCTGGCCAATGATTTGCTTGGAAAAGACTAAACTCTACATGGCCAAATATGCAGATTACTTCCTGGAAGTATCTTTGCAAG CTGCTGCATGTGTGGCTTCTTCGAGGATTATACTTCGTCTTTCTCCAACGTGGCCTACAAGACTACATCGTCTTACTGCCTACTCTTGGGATTTCTTAGTGCAGTGTATTGAACGACTGTTGAT CGCTCATGATAATGATGtgaaagaagcaaacaaacagaGAGGGCAAGCAGGACCTCAGTCAGCGCAACTAAGTGTATTCCAGACAGCCTCCCAGCCATCACGGCCAGTTCACTTTCAGCAACCTCAGTATCTCCATCAGACACATCAGACCTCACTGCAGTATCGCCATCCTACGTCAGAACAACCAAGCTGTCAGCAGATTGTATCGACCACACACACCTCATCTTACACACTACAGACATGTCCTGCTGGCTTCCAAACTAGTGTTCAGGGCCTTGGGCACATGCAGACTGGTGTTGGGATGTCACTGGCAATACCAGTAGAAGTTAAGCCCTGTCTGAGTGTTTCTTACAACCGGAGTTATCAGATAAATGAACATTACCCTTGTATTACTCCATGTTTTGAAAGGTGA
- the CCNJ gene encoding cyclin-J isoform 1 (isoform 1 is encoded by transcript variant 1): MELEGQWWRGQLAADIHQALRYKELKLPSYKGQSPQLSLRRYFADLIAIVSNRFTLCPSARHLAVYLLDLFMDRYDISIQQLHLVALSCLLLASKFEEKEDSVPKLEQLNSLGCMTNMNLVLTKQNLLHMELLLLETFQWNLCLPTAAHFIEYYLSEAVHETDLHDGWPMICLEKTKLYMAKYADYFLEVSLQDYAFLNYAPSLVAAACVASSRIILRLSPTWPTRLHRLTAYSWDFLVQCIERLLIAHDNDVKEANKQRGQAGPQSAQLSVFQTASQPSRPVHFQQPQYLHQTHQTSLQYRHPTSEQPSCQQIVSTTHTSSYTLQTCPAGFQTSVQGLGHMQTGVGMSLAIPVEVKPCLSVSYNRSYQINEHYPCITPCFER, from the exons ATGGAGCTGGAGGGGCAGTGGTGGCGAGGACAGCTGGCCGCCGATATTCACCAAGCGCTTCGCTACAAG GAGCTGAAGTTGCCCTCCTATAAAGGCCAGTCCCCTCAGTTAAGTCTCAGACGGTATTTTGCTGACTTGATTGCCATTGTGAGCAATCGCTTCACACTCTGCCCTTCTGCCCGCCATCTTGCTGTCTATTTACTGGACCTGTTTATGGACCGCTATGACATCTCTATCCAGCAGCTGCATTTAGTTGCGCTTTCCTGCCTGCTTCTAGCAA gtaaatttgaagaaaaagaagacagtgtGCCTAAGCTGGAGCAGCTCAACAGCCTGGGTTGTATGACTAATATGAATCTAgtattaacaaaacaaaatttgctACATATGGAACTATTATTATTAGAAACCTTTCAGtggaacctctgccttccaacAGCCGCCCATTTCATTGAGTATTATCTCTCTGAAGCAGTACACGAAACAGATCTTCATGACGGCTGGCCAATGATTTGCTTGGAAAAGACTAAACTCTACATGGCCAAATATGCAGATTACTTCCTGGAAGTATCTTTGCAAG ATTATGCCTTTCTAAATTATGCACCTTCTTTAGTAGCTGCTGCATGTGTGGCTTCTTCGAGGATTATACTTCGTCTTTCTCCAACGTGGCCTACAAGACTACATCGTCTTACTGCCTACTCTTGGGATTTCTTAGTGCAGTGTATTGAACGACTGTTGAT CGCTCATGATAATGATGtgaaagaagcaaacaaacagaGAGGGCAAGCAGGACCTCAGTCAGCGCAACTAAGTGTATTCCAGACAGCCTCCCAGCCATCACGGCCAGTTCACTTTCAGCAACCTCAGTATCTCCATCAGACACATCAGACCTCACTGCAGTATCGCCATCCTACGTCAGAACAACCAAGCTGTCAGCAGATTGTATCGACCACACACACCTCATCTTACACACTACAGACATGTCCTGCTGGCTTCCAAACTAGTGTTCAGGGCCTTGGGCACATGCAGACTGGTGTTGGGATGTCACTGGCAATACCAGTAGAAGTTAAGCCCTGTCTGAGTGTTTCTTACAACCGGAGTTATCAGATAAATGAACATTACCCTTGTATTACTCCATGTTTTGAAAGGTGA
- the CCNJ gene encoding cyclin-J isoform 2 (isoform 2 is encoded by transcript variant 2), with the protein MELEGQWWRGQLAADIHQALRYKELKLPSYKGQSPQLSLRRYFADLIAIVSNRFTLCPSARHLAVYLLDLFMDRYDISIQQLHLVALSCLLLASKFEEKEDSVPKLEQLNSLGCMTNMNLVLTKQNLLHMELLLLETFQWNLCLPTAAHFIEYYLSEAVHETDLHDGWPMICLEKTKLYMAKYADYFLEVSLQVAAACVASSRIILRLSPTWPTRLHRLTAYSWDFLVQCIERLLIAHDNDVKEANKQRGQAGPQSAQLSVFQTASQPSRPVHFQQPQYLHQTHQTSLQYRHPTSEQPSCQQIVSTTHTSSYTLQTCPAGFQTSVQGLGHMQTGVGMSLAIPVEVKPCLSVSYNRSYQINEHYPCITPCFER; encoded by the exons ATGGAGCTGGAGGGGCAGTGGTGGCGAGGACAGCTGGCCGCCGATATTCACCAAGCGCTTCGCTACAAG GAGCTGAAGTTGCCCTCCTATAAAGGCCAGTCCCCTCAGTTAAGTCTCAGACGGTATTTTGCTGACTTGATTGCCATTGTGAGCAATCGCTTCACACTCTGCCCTTCTGCCCGCCATCTTGCTGTCTATTTACTGGACCTGTTTATGGACCGCTATGACATCTCTATCCAGCAGCTGCATTTAGTTGCGCTTTCCTGCCTGCTTCTAGCAA gtaaatttgaagaaaaagaagacagtgtGCCTAAGCTGGAGCAGCTCAACAGCCTGGGTTGTATGACTAATATGAATCTAgtattaacaaaacaaaatttgctACATATGGAACTATTATTATTAGAAACCTTTCAGtggaacctctgccttccaacAGCCGCCCATTTCATTGAGTATTATCTCTCTGAAGCAGTACACGAAACAGATCTTCATGACGGCTGGCCAATGATTTGCTTGGAAAAGACTAAACTCTACATGGCCAAATATGCAGATTACTTCCTGGAAGTATCTTTGCAAG TAGCTGCTGCATGTGTGGCTTCTTCGAGGATTATACTTCGTCTTTCTCCAACGTGGCCTACAAGACTACATCGTCTTACTGCCTACTCTTGGGATTTCTTAGTGCAGTGTATTGAACGACTGTTGAT CGCTCATGATAATGATGtgaaagaagcaaacaaacagaGAGGGCAAGCAGGACCTCAGTCAGCGCAACTAAGTGTATTCCAGACAGCCTCCCAGCCATCACGGCCAGTTCACTTTCAGCAACCTCAGTATCTCCATCAGACACATCAGACCTCACTGCAGTATCGCCATCCTACGTCAGAACAACCAAGCTGTCAGCAGATTGTATCGACCACACACACCTCATCTTACACACTACAGACATGTCCTGCTGGCTTCCAAACTAGTGTTCAGGGCCTTGGGCACATGCAGACTGGTGTTGGGATGTCACTGGCAATACCAGTAGAAGTTAAGCCCTGTCTGAGTGTTTCTTACAACCGGAGTTATCAGATAAATGAACATTACCCTTGTATTACTCCATGTTTTGAAAGGTGA
- the CCNJ gene encoding cyclin-J isoform 3 (isoform 3 is encoded by transcript variant 3): protein MELEGQWWRGQLAADIHQALRYKELKLPSYKGQSPQLSLRRYFADLIAIVSNRFTLCPSARHLAVYLLDLFMDRYDISIQQLHLVALSCLLLASKFEEKEDSVPKLEQLNSLGCMTNMNLVLTKQNLLHMELLLLETFQWNLCLPTAAHFIEYYLSEAVHETDLHDGWPMICLEKTKLYMAKYADYFLEVSLQAAACVASSRIILRLSPTWPTRLHRLTAYSWDFLVQCIERLLIAHDNDVKEANKQRGQAGPQSAQLSVFQTASQPSRPVHFQQPQYLHQTHQTSLQYRHPTSEQPSCQQIVSTTHTSSYTLQTCPAGFQTSVQGLGHMQTGVGMSLAIPVEVKPCLSVSYNRSYQINEHYPCITPCFER, encoded by the exons ATGGAGCTGGAGGGGCAGTGGTGGCGAGGACAGCTGGCCGCCGATATTCACCAAGCGCTTCGCTACAAG GAGCTGAAGTTGCCCTCCTATAAAGGCCAGTCCCCTCAGTTAAGTCTCAGACGGTATTTTGCTGACTTGATTGCCATTGTGAGCAATCGCTTCACACTCTGCCCTTCTGCCCGCCATCTTGCTGTCTATTTACTGGACCTGTTTATGGACCGCTATGACATCTCTATCCAGCAGCTGCATTTAGTTGCGCTTTCCTGCCTGCTTCTAGCAA gtaaatttgaagaaaaagaagacagtgtGCCTAAGCTGGAGCAGCTCAACAGCCTGGGTTGTATGACTAATATGAATCTAgtattaacaaaacaaaatttgctACATATGGAACTATTATTATTAGAAACCTTTCAGtggaacctctgccttccaacAGCCGCCCATTTCATTGAGTATTATCTCTCTGAAGCAGTACACGAAACAGATCTTCATGACGGCTGGCCAATGATTTGCTTGGAAAAGACTAAACTCTACATGGCCAAATATGCAGATTACTTCCTGGAAGTATCTTTGCAAG CTGCTGCATGTGTGGCTTCTTCGAGGATTATACTTCGTCTTTCTCCAACGTGGCCTACAAGACTACATCGTCTTACTGCCTACTCTTGGGATTTCTTAGTGCAGTGTATTGAACGACTGTTGAT CGCTCATGATAATGATGtgaaagaagcaaacaaacagaGAGGGCAAGCAGGACCTCAGTCAGCGCAACTAAGTGTATTCCAGACAGCCTCCCAGCCATCACGGCCAGTTCACTTTCAGCAACCTCAGTATCTCCATCAGACACATCAGACCTCACTGCAGTATCGCCATCCTACGTCAGAACAACCAAGCTGTCAGCAGATTGTATCGACCACACACACCTCATCTTACACACTACAGACATGTCCTGCTGGCTTCCAAACTAGTGTTCAGGGCCTTGGGCACATGCAGACTGGTGTTGGGATGTCACTGGCAATACCAGTAGAAGTTAAGCCCTGTCTGAGTGTTTCTTACAACCGGAGTTATCAGATAAATGAACATTACCCTTGTATTACTCCATGTTTTGAAAGGTGA
- the CCNJ gene encoding cyclin-J isoform X5 yields the protein MTNMNLVLTKQNLLHMELLLLETFQWNLCLPTAAHFIEYYLSEAVHETDLHDGWPMICLEKTKLYMAKYADYFLEVSLQDYAFLNYAPSLVAAACVASSRIILRLSPTWPTRLHRLTAYSWDFLVQCIERLLIAHDNDVKEANKQRGQAGPQSAQLSVFQTASQPSRPVHFQQPQYLHQTHQTSLQYRHPTSEQPSCQQIVSTTHTSSYTLQTCPAGFQTSVQGLGHMQTGVGMSLAIPVEVKPCLSVSYNRSYQINEHYPCITPCFER from the exons ATGACTAATATGAATCTAgtattaacaaaacaaaatttgctACATATGGAACTATTATTATTAGAAACCTTTCAGtggaacctctgccttccaacAGCCGCCCATTTCATTGAGTATTATCTCTCTGAAGCAGTACACGAAACAGATCTTCATGACGGCTGGCCAATGATTTGCTTGGAAAAGACTAAACTCTACATGGCCAAATATGCAGATTACTTCCTGGAAGTATCTTTGCAAG ATTATGCCTTTCTAAATTATGCACCTTCTTTAGTAGCTGCTGCATGTGTGGCTTCTTCGAGGATTATACTTCGTCTTTCTCCAACGTGGCCTACAAGACTACATCGTCTTACTGCCTACTCTTGGGATTTCTTAGTGCAGTGTATTGAACGACTGTTGAT CGCTCATGATAATGATGtgaaagaagcaaacaaacagaGAGGGCAAGCAGGACCTCAGTCAGCGCAACTAAGTGTATTCCAGACAGCCTCCCAGCCATCACGGCCAGTTCACTTTCAGCAACCTCAGTATCTCCATCAGACACATCAGACCTCACTGCAGTATCGCCATCCTACGTCAGAACAACCAAGCTGTCAGCAGATTGTATCGACCACACACACCTCATCTTACACACTACAGACATGTCCTGCTGGCTTCCAAACTAGTGTTCAGGGCCTTGGGCACATGCAGACTGGTGTTGGGATGTCACTGGCAATACCAGTAGAAGTTAAGCCCTGTCTGAGTGTTTCTTACAACCGGAGTTATCAGATAAATGAACATTACCCTTGTATTACTCCATGTTTTGAAAGGTGA
- the CCNJ gene encoding cyclin-J isoform X6 yields the protein MTNMNLVLTKQNLLHMELLLLETFQWNLCLPTAAHFIEYYLSEAVHETDLHDGWPMICLEKTKLYMAKYADYFLEVSLQAAACVASSRIILRLSPTWPTRLHRLTAYSWDFLVQCIERLLIAHDNDVKEANKQRGQAGPQSAQLSVFQTASQPSRPVHFQQPQYLHQTHQTSLQYRHPTSEQPSCQQIVSTTHTSSYTLQTCPAGFQTSVQGLGHMQTGVGMSLAIPVEVKPCLSVSYNRSYQINEHYPCITPCFER from the exons ATGACTAATATGAATCTAgtattaacaaaacaaaatttgctACATATGGAACTATTATTATTAGAAACCTTTCAGtggaacctctgccttccaacAGCCGCCCATTTCATTGAGTATTATCTCTCTGAAGCAGTACACGAAACAGATCTTCATGACGGCTGGCCAATGATTTGCTTGGAAAAGACTAAACTCTACATGGCCAAATATGCAGATTACTTCCTGGAAGTATCTTTGCAAG CTGCTGCATGTGTGGCTTCTTCGAGGATTATACTTCGTCTTTCTCCAACGTGGCCTACAAGACTACATCGTCTTACTGCCTACTCTTGGGATTTCTTAGTGCAGTGTATTGAACGACTGTTGAT CGCTCATGATAATGATGtgaaagaagcaaacaaacagaGAGGGCAAGCAGGACCTCAGTCAGCGCAACTAAGTGTATTCCAGACAGCCTCCCAGCCATCACGGCCAGTTCACTTTCAGCAACCTCAGTATCTCCATCAGACACATCAGACCTCACTGCAGTATCGCCATCCTACGTCAGAACAACCAAGCTGTCAGCAGATTGTATCGACCACACACACCTCATCTTACACACTACAGACATGTCCTGCTGGCTTCCAAACTAGTGTTCAGGGCCTTGGGCACATGCAGACTGGTGTTGGGATGTCACTGGCAATACCAGTAGAAGTTAAGCCCTGTCTGAGTGTTTCTTACAACCGGAGTTATCAGATAAATGAACATTACCCTTGTATTACTCCATGTTTTGAAAGGTGA